TTACTCGTCTCCCTGAAAGGAGGGACTCATGTACACCAAAATTTAGTGCTTTCAACCATAGAGCCGTTGCGGAGGGAAAATTCCAGACGCTATACGCAGAGTACCGTCTTCGCTCAGCGGTGCTGATTCAACTTCTGAGGGGACCGTTTGTTACGCATCCGAAGCGCAGGATGATCGTTGTCCTGACATAATCGGCAATATTCTCGCGCCGGAAGCAATGCTCGTGGCACGATGGGAAACAATGCAAAGTCCCCAACTCTCCTGGCTGACCAACTTCATCTGGGGGATCGCTGACGATGTTCTCCGCGATCTCTACGTCCGGGGCAAGTACCGTGATGTCATCTTGCCCATGACGGTGCTGCGCCGCTTGGACGCGGTGCTGGAACCCAACCGCGAAGCCGTCCGCGAGATGAAGGCGTCACTAGACGAGGCTGGCATCACCGAGCAGGACCAGGCGCTCCGCTCCGCAGCGGGTGAAGCCTTCTACAACACCTCACCCTTCAGCCTCAAAGACCTGCGGCACCGTTCCAACCAGCAACAGCTGCGCGCCGACTTCGAAGCGTACCTGGATGGCTTCTCGCCCAACGTGCAGGAGATTCTGGAGAACTTCGAGTTCCGCAACCAGCTGAACAAGCTCTCCCGCTCGGACGCCCTAGGCACCCTGATCGAGAAGTTCCTGGCACCCGAAATTAACCTCAGCCCCTATCCAGTACTGAATGGCGACGGCAGCGTGCGCCTCCCAGGTCTGGACAATCACGCGATGGGCACCATGTTCGAGGAACTGGTGCGCCGCTTCAACGAAGACAACAACGAGGAAGCGGGGGAACACTGGACCCCGCGTGACGCGGTGCGCCTGATGTCGCGCCTCATCTTCGACCCGGTGGCGCAGGACGTTCAGAGCGGCACCTACCTGCTCTATGACGGTGCCTGCGGAACAGGCGGCATGCTCACCGTTGCCGAGGAAACCCTCAAGGCTCTAGCGGAGGCACAGGGTCAGCAGGTCACCACGCACCTGTACGGACAGGAGATCAACGGCGAGACCTACGCCATCGCTAAGGCAGACATGCTCCTCAAGGGTGACGGCGAAGCAGCAGATAACATCGTCGGCGGACCGGAGTACTCCACGCTCAGCAACGACGCCTTTCCCAGCATGGAATTCGACTTTATGCTGAGTAACCCGCCTTACGGCAAAAGCTGGAAGACTGACCTGGAACGGCTGGGCGGCAAGGACGGCATTCAGGATCCCCGCTTCATCATCGAGCACGGGGGCGAGAGTGACTACTCGCTGATCACGCGTTCCAGCGATGGACAGCTGCTGTTCATGGTGAACCTGCTCAGCAAGATGATCCACAGCACCCCAATGGGCAGCCGTATCGCCAGTGTCCACAACGGCTCGTCACTGTTTACGGGCGACGCTGGACAGGGCGAGAGCAACATCCGCCGCTGGATCATCGAGAACGACTGGCTGGAAGCGATTGTGGCGCTGCCGCTCAACATGTTCTACAACACCGGTATCGCCACCTACGTCTGGGTGCTGACCAACCGCAAGCCCGAACACCGCCGGGGCAAGGTGCAGCTGATTGACGCTACCGAGTGGTATCAGCCGCTGCGTAAGAACCTGGGCAAGAAGAACTGCGAGCTGGGACCAAGAGACACCAACCGTGTACTGGAGGCGTTCCTGAGCCTGGAGGAGAGCGAGCAGTCCAAAGTCTTCAATAATGCCGATTTCGGCTACTGGAAGGTCACTGTGGAGCGTCCGCTACGCCTGCGGGTAGACCTGACCCCAGAGCGTCTGCAAGCCTTCTCAGAGGCTTGTGAGGAGGCGGGAGAACGTAACCTGCCCAAGTTGGCTGGGGTGCTGGCACAGGAACTCGGCGAGGGACCGCACCTCAACTACAACACCTTCTCAGGGCACGCGGAGCGCTTCGCCAAGCGCGAAGGGTTTAAGCTGACCGCCAAGCACAAAAAGCTGCTTCAGAACGAACTGGCGCAGCGAGACGAGCAGGCTGACCCCGTCGTCAAGAAGATCCACAAGAAAGCCCAGGAAGACCTGCTGCACGGACTGTATGCCACCAGTGCGGGCGTGGTGGAGTATGA
The sequence above is a segment of the Deinococcus radiophilus genome. Coding sequences within it:
- a CDS encoding type I restriction-modification system subunit M — encoded protein: MQSPQLSWLTNFIWGIADDVLRDLYVRGKYRDVILPMTVLRRLDAVLEPNREAVREMKASLDEAGITEQDQALRSAAGEAFYNTSPFSLKDLRHRSNQQQLRADFEAYLDGFSPNVQEILENFEFRNQLNKLSRSDALGTLIEKFLAPEINLSPYPVLNGDGSVRLPGLDNHAMGTMFEELVRRFNEDNNEEAGEHWTPRDAVRLMSRLIFDPVAQDVQSGTYLLYDGACGTGGMLTVAEETLKALAEAQGQQVTTHLYGQEINGETYAIAKADMLLKGDGEAADNIVGGPEYSTLSNDAFPSMEFDFMLSNPPYGKSWKTDLERLGGKDGIQDPRFIIEHGGESDYSLITRSSDGQLLFMVNLLSKMIHSTPMGSRIASVHNGSSLFTGDAGQGESNIRRWIIENDWLEAIVALPLNMFYNTGIATYVWVLTNRKPEHRRGKVQLIDATEWYQPLRKNLGKKNCELGPRDTNRVLEAFLSLEESEQSKVFNNADFGYWKVTVERPLRLRVDLTPERLQAFSEACEEAGERNLPKLAGVLAQELGEGPHLNYNTFSGHAERFAKREGFKLTAKHKKLLQNELAQRDEQADPVVKKIHKKAQEDLLHGLYATSAGVVEYESDSELRDTEQIPLTEEGGIAAFIEREVKPYAPDAWVATGSEKIGYEISFTRHFYKPQPLRTLAEITADIRALEAETEHLLDEIVGSV